A stretch of DNA from Bacteroidota bacterium:
GAAATATATGCTGCAAATGGAAAGTTGAGCTTGAGTATCCCTGTTCAGAAACTATCAAACCAAAAAACCAATATAAGGGATATTAAAATTTCGTATGAAATAAATTGGCAAAAGCAACATTTAAAATCAATTGAATCTGCCTATAGTTCTTCGCCATTTTACGAATTTTATATGGACGACTTTTTAGATTTTTTTATAAAAAATACGGAATTTCTGTTCGATTTGAATTTGAAAATAATTGAAACTGTAAATAAAATTCTTAATATTAGCCCAATAATTCGTTTTTCTGATAATTTTGTATTTGATACGAACAATCATTTCCAGGATTTTCGCAATCTCATAAGCCCGAAAAATGAGTCTTATAATGCTAGCACCAGTATTAATTTTGATGAATATAAGCAGGTATTTTCAGAAAAATATGGATTTATATCAAATTTGAGTATTCTGGACTTAATTTTTAACGAAGGTCCAAATTCAATTTCATTTTTGAAAATAGACTAAATTTGAATAATTGCTGAAGTTACTTGGCCAAATTGCCGTCTTTACTATAGATAAAACCAAAAGAAAAAAAAATGCACTATTGAGACTTTATAAATTTGGCTGATAAACATCTTTATTTTAACTTTGCAGCTGAAAAAATGGTCCAGTAGCTCAGTTGGATTAGAGCAACAGCCTTCTAAGCTGTAGGTCCCAGGTTCGAGCCCTGGCTGGATCACTTTATTTTCCTCACCAAAAACTTACAATTTATCTTTGCAATTATTTTATCGAACAGATGAATAATTGTATGGGAAATCAATATTTTCTATTCTTAATTGTATCAATTTTAGCAAAATACATTCGTGATATCATAGGTTTTGTATTTTCACTACCATAACATTTATTTCATTATAAAAATTGAAATTATTATATATTTGCAATATATATAATCATATAAATTTTGATAAAATGAAAATATTAATTTGTATTAGTCATGTTCCTGACACTACAGCTCGAATTGCATTTGTAGAGGACAACACAAAGTACGATAAATCTGATGTTCAGTTTATTATTAGTCCATACGAAGAACTTGCTTTGACGCGAGCATTAGAAATTAAGGAAAAAATTGGAGATGTTCAAATAAGCGTGCTAAATATTGGACTTCCTGAAACCGAACCAACTTTACGCAAAGCTTTAGCGATTGGTGCAGACGATGCTATTCGTGTAAATGCTGAAGCAACAGATGCAATGTTTGTAGCTAAGCAGATTGCTGAAGTAGCTAAATCAGGAGACTACGATCTTATTCTCACAGGCAAAGAATCAATTGATTATAATGGCTTTCAAGTGGGAGAAATGGTTGCAGAATTTCTTGATATTCCTTCCATTACCAGTGCTTCAAGCCTGAATATTGAAAAAGAAAAGGGGCTTGTTGAACGCGAAATTGATGGCGGCAAAGAATTAATATCAACAAGTTTGCCCTTTGTAGCCAGCGGACAAAAAGGCATTGCCAAGGAACCAAGAATTCCAAGTATGCGAGGTATTATGATGTCTCGAAGAAAACCTTTGAAAGTTGTTGAAGCAGTAGAATTTAAGCCATTTACTCAAGTTTTAAACTATAAAATGCCAACTGCAAAAGCTGCTTGTAAGATGATTGATCCTGAAAATCCAGAAGAACT
This window harbors:
- a CDS encoding electron transfer flavoprotein subunit beta/FixA family protein, producing MKILICISHVPDTTARIAFVEDNTKYDKSDVQFIISPYEELALTRALEIKEKIGDVQISVLNIGLPETEPTLRKALAIGADDAIRVNAEATDAMFVAKQIAEVAKSGDYDLILTGKESIDYNGFQVGEMVAEFLDIPSITSASSLNIEKEKGLVEREIDGGKELISTSLPFVASGQKGIAKEPRIPSMRGIMMSRRKPLKVVEAVEFKPFTQVLNYKMPTAKAACKMIDPENPEELVRLLHEEAKVI